In Dromaius novaehollandiae isolate bDroNov1 chromosome 29, bDroNov1.hap1, whole genome shotgun sequence, the DNA window cccccggggggggggggacaccgggccggggggggggccggggggggtccggggcagcggcagcctcgCCGGGGGGGGGAACCGGAGCCCCGGGAGGGGCAGAGtggtgcggggggggggaaccgagctgcagcccccccccagcccccccatccctcagccccccccagccccacatgcagcagccctgcacattgggggggggggaccactGGTGtctgggggggggcggcgggtccccccccccaccgTGCCCCCCCGgtgctctgcccccccccgggaccagctctgccccccgctccccccccccagcagcccccgaCCCGCGGCCATCCCCGTCCCCTCGGGCCGCAACAGGTAAGTGGGGCCGGGGGCCACCCGGGCTGCGAcccccccccgcgggggggggcgggggggtggcagaggcGCCGGCAGCCTCCGACGCGCCAGCACCGTCGCTctatttttatatctttatttACGCAGATAAAAGCGCGGGGGCTTTTTCGGGGctgggcagcgcccgccgcctgCCATGGAAAAACCCCCGGgtgttttaatgccttttttcccccccccccgccgggggggggatCCAGCCGCCTGGGCCCCGGACGGGGGGGTCTCACCCGACTTAGCGCAAGCGGCTTTGGGGCCGGatcccgaccccccccccccagagcccccccgggccggTGGGGCCGGCGAGCGGAGCCGGTCCTGTCCTGTGCGCCGCGTCCAAAAATGCTTCAAATTCCTGCGTTTCCAAGGgcctcggcgggggggggggcggcgggggggggacgcggggcagGACAAGGTGACCCGGGCGCTGGCGGGAGCCGAAGCGGCCGAAAGATCCCGGCTTGGCCGCCGGCTGCTTTTCCCCAGCTCTTGATCCCGCTTTTCCAGCGCTGGTTTGGGAGACCCGGCCGCTTCCGCGCTCCGGCGGGAGAAGGTGCGTGGGGCGAGGGCAGCGCCGGGAACGGgtgttttccccccaaaaccgCATCCGGCAGAGCGTCGTGGCCAAAcgcagccccggcggccgggacccccccgtccccGGCAGAGCCCCGGCGCGCTCGGTGCACGGGTGGCTccgcggccccggctcggcgcggCACCGAGCGGCTCTTTTCCATCATCCCGCCGGCTTTTCCGCCAGGCCTCCCCCGGCTTGGCACCCGCCGCCCCTTTTATCCATTGTTTCTTCGGCCCgagcgggggggccccggctgcAAAACCCCCCCGAACCGCCCGAAAACATCTGGCCGGCGGCGAGGCCGATGCCGCCCGCTCCGCTCGGCCTCCGGCCTGATGTTTTCCAGCTTTCCAGGAGTTTTGGCTTTTTCCGAGCGCAgatagcgggggggggggaaatgcaacCGCTGGGGAAATGGGGccgctgtgacccccccccgcgccccctccctgcctcagtttcccccctcggggggggggggaattagcAGCGGGCTGATGAGGCTGGTGGGGGCCGGGTGCTGTTAAcctgccccgtcccccccccgggaTTAGCCCCAGCGCGAGGGGGGGGCGTCATCAGAGCTTAATGACCCGCGGCATTAATTACGCCTAATCCGCTTCCTCCCCGCGGAAAACCCACCGGAGCCACCGGGTTTAtttggggccggggggggggcaggttggggggggggggcggctcgcTCGGCTCCGCGCGGTGGTTTATGGCTCGCGGCGGGAGGGAGCGGTGGGAGCGGCGTGCCGGCCGGGAGCCGTGCCCATCCCCGGGGCGTCGGGGCGGCCCCTCGGTTTCACCCCCTTGCAGGGCCGGGGCGGATGCCGGCGCCTGGCCGAGGCCCGCGGGAgtgagcgcggccgccccggagcAGCGGAGCCGGGCAGCGATGGGGGCCGGGAGCGCGGGCCACCCCCGCAGGTACCGCTGTCCCCTGTCCGTCCCCGGGGCCACCCATCCCCGATCCCACCCATCTATCTCCGGATTCATCCGTCCTTCCCTCTCCGGAGCCTTCCGTCCGTCCCCATCTCTCCGTCCATCCACCTCCAGATCCATCCGTCCATCCGCAGATgctccatctgcccagctccaTCCCCCCATCTCCAGCTCcatccccccagacccctccatccccccagacccctccatccccccagacccctccatCCCCAGACTCTCCATCTATCTGTCCATCCACCTGTAAGTCCATCTCCGGATCTACCAGTCCctccgtccgtccatccatccgcCCTGCTGTCCGTCTCCACCCCATCCGTCCATCTCCACATCCGTCCATCCCTGGACActccgtccgtccatccatccatccatccgcccTGCTGTCCGTCTCCACCCCATCCGTCCGTCCCTACCTGCATCCATCCCTCCCGACGCTCCATCCACCCCCAGACCCGACCGCCCAGCTCCACTCCtagctccctccatccctccccagCCGCACCATCCATCCGTCCGTCCGCTCCTCCGTCTCTCCTTCCGTAGATCCGTCCACCCCCCGGCTCCTCCGCCCAGCCCTCCACGCGCGCATCCcaccctccttcttccctcccctccgctCCGCGACGGGGCCGCGACGGTCCCACCCCAGGTCCCCCGCCCCGTGCCCATCCCCGTGGCGTCAGGCCCCTTGCGTTGCCGCCACGGGAGCCGGACTCCCACcgcgttggggggggggcaggtgggcccaggcgtccgggggggccgcggcctcACGGCTGGGGGGGCCGGTGCAGGCTGTGGGTGACGGGTGTCTGCGCGACGCTGCTGGTGACGCTGctccagcccggcccggcccgcgccgagGTGAGTCCGGGGCCAccgggggggggaaatggggggggggcacaaccccggggagcccccgcggCCTGCGGCGTCCCGGTGTCCCCACGATcccggggagctgctggggacGGGAGCCCGGGGAGGCggtggggtccctggggtcccctgGGCATCGTGGGGTCTCCGTGGCCCGGAGCATCCCGGGGTCCCTGTAGCCCAGAGTATCCGGGGATCCCACATCCCGGAGCATCccggggtccctggggtccccgtGGCCCAGAGCGTCCCGGGATCCCACATCCCGGAGCATCCTGGGGTCCCTGTAGCCCAGAGCATCCCAGGATCCCACATCCCGGAGCTTCCCAGGGTCCCCGTGGCCCAGAGCATCCCGGGATCCCACATCCCAGAGCATCCCAGAGCATCCTTGGTCCCCACATCCCGGAGCATCCCAGGGTCCCTGTAGCCCAGAGTATCCGGGGATCCCACATCCCAGAGCATCccggggtccctggggtccccgtGGCCCAGAGCATCCCGGGATCCCACATCCCGGAGCATCCCGGGGTCCATGAGATCCCCGTGGCCCAGAGCATCCTGGGTCCCCACATCCCGGAGCATCCCGGGGTCCCCGTGGCCCAGAGCATCCCGGGATCCCACATCCCGGAGCATCCCAGGGTCCCCCCTCCCGGAGCATCCCAGGGTCCCCCGTGCCCTGCGCAGCCCCGTCGATGagggggtgctgctgggggagggagcctgcgggcccccccccccgccccggagcaccccaggcccccccggccccagagcagccccccAGGCCCCGGGTGCTGCCAGGACAGGAACCCCCGGGAGGctcccccggacgccggggccccggctTTGGCGCTcggggggccggggtgggcgATGCTGGGGGTCctggcccggccccagccccacaccgacCCCGGGGGGTGCAGCCGGGCTCTGCgagcaggagggggctggggcaggtcgctatggggcaggttGCTGTGGGGCAGATTGCCGTGGGGTGGCAGGCTGCAGGGTACCTGGCTATGGGGCAGATTTTAATGGGGGCTGTGGAGCTGGTGGCTATGGGGCAGGTGGCTATGGGGTGGGTGTCTGTGGGCAGGTGGGTGGCTATGGGGTGGGTGCCTATGGGGAGGGTTCCTACTGGGTGGGTGCATATGGGgtgggtggctgtggggcaggtgtcTATGGGGTGGGTGCCTATGGGGCAAGTGGCTTTGGGGTGTCTATGGGGCAGGTGCCTATGGGGCGGGCGGGCTATGGGGTATCTATGGGATGGGTGACTTTGGGATGTCTATGGGGTAAGTGGCTATGGGGTGGGCATCTATGGGGCAGGAGGCTATGGGGTGGGTGCCTATAGGGCAAGTCACTTTGGGGTATCTATGGGGTGGGTGCCTATGGGGCAGGTGTCTATGGGGTGGGTGGGCTATGGGGTGTCTATGGGGTGTGTGACTTTGGGGTGTCTATGGGGCAGGTGTCTATCGGGTGGGTGCCTATAGGGCGAGTGGCTTTGGGGTATCTATGGGGCAGGTGGCTATGGGGCAGGTGGCTATGGGGCGGGTGGGTTTGGGGTGGCTATGGGGCGGCCATCTCTGGGGCGCCCGGttatggggcagccgtggggcagcagcCACCGGCCCGCTGTGCCCCCcaggtgcggcggcggcggcaggcggcggaGGAGCCCGTGGGGCCGGGCCCGCCGTGGGGCTCctgggcgccgtggggcgcgtGGGGGTCCTGCTCGCAGCCCTgcgggccggggctgcagcggcgcTCCCGCGTCTGCCTgccccccgcgccgtggggcgaccccccgcgcccccccgcccgccccggggggctgccccacggcgtcgCCGTCCTGCCCCTCTTCCAGCCCggcggccccacggcgctgccccacgggtGAGCGGGCTCggatggggggggcggggggccgggcggtcACGTGGGGCCTCGGCTAACGGGCTGCCCCACagcgccctgccccacggcgccctgccccacggcgcccggccccacggcgtCCGGCCCCCCGTGCGGCCGGGCCGCTACGGCTACGGGAAGGCGCCCTTCGCCCTGCCGCTGCTCACCGACGAGGCCCCACGGCGCCGCCGGcacccgccccacggcgccccacggccaggcgccccgggccccgggggggaCCCCCAGCCTCCCCATGGCACCCAGGGCCCCATAGGTGACCCCCAACGTCCCCATGGCCCCAGGGGGGGCCCCCAGCCTCCCCATGGTGCCCCGGGCCCCATAGGTGACCCCCAGCATCCCTATGTCCCCAAGGGTGACCCCCAACTTCCCCACGGTGCCCCAGGCCCCGTAGGTTACCCCcaacgtccccatgtccccaagggtgACCCCCAACTTCCCCACGGCCCCCAGGGCCCCATAGGTGACCCCCAGCATCCCTATGTCCCCAAGGGTGACCCCCATCATCCCCATGGCCCCAGGGTTGACCCCCAACGTCCCCACGGCACCCAGGGCCCCAGAGGTGACCCCCAACCTCCTCAtggcacccatgtccccaggggtGGCCCCCAACATCCCTATGGCACCCGCGTCCCCATAGATGACCCCcagcatccccatgtccccaggggtGGCCCCCAACATCCCCATGGCCCCAGGGGTGACCCCCAACATCCCTATGGCCCCAGGGGTGACCCCCATCATCCCCAAGGCACCCAGGGCCCCATAGGTGACCCCCAGCATCCTCACAGCTCCCCTATCCCTGATGGTGACCCCCAGCATCCCCACGGCACCCAGGTCCCCATAGGTGACCCCCAACATCCCCATGACCCCATAGGTGACCCCCAGCATCCCCACGGCACCCACATCCCCCGGGGTgacccccagcatccccaggccacccctgtccccaggggcgacccccagaagccccccagcacccaggtcCCCGGGGGTgacccccggctgccccccgggCTCCAGCCCCCCGGCACGGGCCAGGGCCGCCCGCGGGCCCCCTGgcagccgcagccccccagcGCGGGGGCCGAGCCCCCCTGGGCGggtgcccccccggggccggggggctggagCCCCCCCGACGTGGGGCCGGGGCCCTTCTCCTGCGCCGGCGACAGCCAGCAGCTCCGCGCCTGCCACCTCcaggtggggggccggggggggggccgggggggctatggggcaggcgGCTGGGGGGTGCGGGGCCCACGGCGCGCGGAGGTGTGGGCCTGTcctgggggggccgtggggggccatggggtggggggctgtggTGTGGGTGTCCATGGGGCAAGTGTCCATGGGGcaggaggccgtggggcaggtgtCTGTGGGGCGGgtgtccctggggtggggggccatggggcagggggccatggggctgctgtCCATGGGGTGGGTGTCCATGGGGCGGGTgtccatggggcagggggctgtggggcagtgcCGTGGGGTGTTGGCCGTGGGGCAGTGCCGAGGggtgggtgccgtggggtggTGTGGGTGACCcccatggggtgctgtggggcagccctgccctggggggTGTCAGTTGGGCGGTGCTGTGGGGCAGTGAGGTTGGGCGGTGCTGTGGggcgggtgccgtggggcggTGCCGTGGGGCAGTGTCCATGGCCCCACGGTGCTGTGGGGCAACCATGCCCTGGGGGGTGTCAGTGGggtggtgctgtggggcaggcgcGGTGGGGCAGGCGCGGTGGGGCGGTGCTGTGGGGCGGGTGCCGTGGGGTGGTGCCGTGGggcgggtgccgtggggcggTTGCTGTGGGGCGGTTGCTGTGGGGCGGTTGCCGTGGGGCGGTGCCGTGGGGCGGTTGCCGTGGggtgggtgccgtggggtgggtgctgtggggcggtGCTGTGGGGCGGTGCCGTGGGGCGGTTGCCGtggggtgggtgctgtggggcggtgctgtggggtgggtgccgtggggtgggtgccgtggggtgggtgccgtggggtggTGCCATGGGGCGGTGCCGTGGGGCGGTTGCCGtggggtgggtgctgtggggcggtgctgtggggcgggtgccgtggggtgggtgccgtggggcggtgTCCATGGCCCCACGgcgctgtggggcagccgtgccccccggggcagccgccccccccggcgctgcaGTGCGCCGCCCTGGACGAGCGGGAGTTCCTGGGGCGCCGCTACCGCTGGGAGCCCCTCCCCCAGGGTAGGGCCTGATTGGCTGGGAGCAGGGCGGCGGTGGGGGAttggccgggggccgggggcagtGGGAAGGGATTGGCCGGGAGGAGGGTGGCAGGGGATTGGGGGAGAACTGGGAGCAGTGGGATAGGATGGGCTGGGAGGCGGGTGGGGTGGGATtggctggtgctgggagcggtACCCAGGGATTGGCCAGGAGGCGGGTGGGAAGGGATTGGCTGGGAGCCGGGCGGGATGGGATTGGTTGGGATCCAGGTGGGATGGGATTGGCTGGGATGGGATTGGCCAGGAGCTGGGTGCAATGGGATTGGCcgggaggcaggtgggaggggATTGGCCGGGAGATGGGTGGGATGGGAGTGGCTGGGAGGTGGGTGCGATGTGATTGGCTGGGAGGCGGGTGGGATGGGATTGGAGGGGAGCCAGGTGGGATGGGACTGGCTGGGAGCCGGGTGTGATGTGATTGGCCGGGAGGCGGGTGCGATGGGATTGGTTGGGATCTGGGTGGGATGGGATTGGCTGGGATCTGGGTGTGATGGGATTGGCCGGGAGCCGGGTGGGATGTGATTGGTTGGGATCTGGGTGGGATGGGATTGGCCGGGAGCCGGGTGGGATGTGATTGGCTGGGAGGCGGGTGGGATGGGATTGGCCGGGAGGTGGGTGGGATGGGATTGGTTGGGATCTGGGTGGGATGGGATTGGCTGGGATCTGGGTGTGATGTGATTGGCCGGGAGGTGGGTGCGATGGGAGTGGCCGGGAGCTGGGTGTGATGTGATTGGCCGGGAGGCGGGTGTGATGGGATTGGTGGGGAGCCGGGTGGGCTGGGACTGTCCGGGCGGCGCCAGGGTGtgcgccccccccttccccccccctttcccccccctctccccccccctgtccccccctctccccccggtgcccggcggcgggccggggctgacggtgcgggggcagcggggggctgcGAGCAGCggtgccggcccgcggggctgcgctTCTTcgcgcggctggcggcggcggacGGGACGCCCTGCGCCGGGGGGGTCTGCGCCGGCGGCCGCTGCCTGGTgagcgccgggggccgggcccggggggggggcgccgcccgGCCTcaccgccgccccgcagcgccccggctGCCGCGGTGTCCTGGGGGCGGCCGCCTGCCGCCCGCTCGCCGGCCCCCTCcgcgcccccgccgggccccgcccgcTGCTCCGcctgccccccggcgccgcccgcctccgcctCGCCCAGCGCCAGCCCGGGCCCGGCTACCTGGGtaggccccggggcggggggcggggggggcgcccgAGGGAGCTGGGGCGTTGCACGAGGGGGTGGTGCATTGCACGAGGAGGTGGGGTGTTGCACGAGGGAGCTGGGTGTTGCACGAGGGAGCTGGGTGTTGCACGAGGGAGCGGGGCGTTGCACGAGAGAATGGGGTGTTGCACGAGGGGTTGGTGCATTGCACGAGGAGGTGGGGTGTTGCACGAGGGAGCAGGGCGTTGCACAAGGGGCTGGGGCTTCGCACGAGGACATGGGGCGTTGCACGAGGGAGCTGGGCATTGCACGAGGAGGTGCATTGCACGAGGGAATGGGGCGTTGCACAAGGGAGCTGGGTGTTGCACGAGGGAGCAGGGCTTTGCACGAGGAGGTGGTGCATTGCACGAGGGGGTGGGGCTTCGCACGAGGACATGGGGCATTGCATGAGGAGGGGCGTTGCACGAGGGGGTGGGGTGTTGGACGAGGGGGTGGGGCTTCGCACGAGGACATGGGGCGTTGCACGAGGGGCTGGGGCGTTGCACGAGGAGGTGCATTGCACGAGGGAGCTGGGCGTTGCACAAGGGAGCAGGGCTTTGCACGAGGAGGTGCATTGCATGAGGgaatggggtgttgcacaagggagctgggcgttGCACGAGGGGGTGGTGCATTGCACGAGGGGCTGGGGCTTCGCACGAGGACATGGGGCATTGCATGAGGAGGGGCGTTGCACGAGGGGATGGGGTGTTGCACGAGGGAGCTGGGCGTTGCACAAGAAGGTGGGGTGTTGCACGAGGGGATGAGGCGTTGAGGGACCAGGCCGTTGCACAAGGGGCTGGTGCGTTGCACGAGGAGGTGGGGCGTTGCACAAGGGAGCAGGACGTGGCACGAGGGGCTGGGGCGTTGCACGAGGGGGTGAGGTGTTGAGGGAGCAGGGTGTTGCACAAGGGAATGGTGCAAACCACGAGGACATGGGGCTTTGCACGAGGGGCTGGGGCTTTGCACGAGGGAGTGGGTCATCGCACGACGGGACAGTGCATCGCACGGGGGGCCGGGGCATCGCAGGGGGGGCCGGGGCATCGCAGGGGGGCCGGCGCATTGCCCCCCGcagcacccccgtgcccccccagtgctgcggagcgccgcggggcagccgcTGCTCaacggcgggggggccgcggggccgccgggccgctaCGAAGCCGCCGGCACCGTCTTCGAGtaccggcgcggggggccggggggtcccgAGGAGCTCAGCGCCCCCGGCCCCATCACGGAGCCCCTCGACGTCTACGTGAGCAGGGGGGgacgcgggcggggggggggacgcgggggggggcaggacccacAGCCCCCGCTGTCCCCAGATGATGGTGCAGCAGGACAACGCCAGCGTCACCTGGCAGTTCTCCCTGCCCCCCGACgaggcccccccggacccccagcaCCTCGGTGAGCGTCCCCGTGCcgtgtcctccccccccccccgggcagcaggaccccccccccgggcatcATGTGTCCCCAACCCtggtccctgtgtccccctggCACTGCGTGTCCCCAGCCCTGGCCACTATGTCCCTGCAGACACtgcatgtccccccccccggcattgcattcccccccccccgggtacCATGTGTCCCCCTCCctcgtccccatgtcccccaggcACCGCATGTCCCCAGTGCTGGCCACTATGTCCCCTTGGGCATTGTGTCCCCCCCCGGCATTGCATCCCCCCAGGGCACCACGTGTCCCCCTCCctcgtccccatgtccccctggcACTGCGTGTCCCCAATCCCAGCCACCGTGTCCCCCCGAGCATCACGTGTCCCCCTCCctggtccccatgtccccccagtcACTGCGTGTCCCCAATCCCAGCCACCGTGTCCCCCCGAGCATCACGTGTCCCCCTCCctggtccccatgtccccctgggCACCGCGTGTCCCCAGCCCTGGCCACTGTGTCCCTGCAGACACTGCATGTCCCCCCCCGGGCATTGCATCCCCCCCCGTGTACcttgtgtccccagtcccagccaCCGTGTCACCCCAGGCACTGCATGTCCCCAACCTTGGCCACTATGTCCCTCCAGACActgtgtcccccccgtccccaggCATTGTACCCCCCCCAGGGCACCGCGTGTCCCCCTCCctggtccccatgtccccctggcACTGCGTGTCCCCAATCCCAGCCACTGTGTCCCCCCGGGCATCACATGTCCCCCTCCCtggtccctgtgtcccctgggcacctcATGTCCCCAGCCCTGGCCACTATGTCCCTGCAGACACTGCATGTCCCCCCCGGGCATTGCATCCCCCCCCCGGGTACcatgtgtccccagtcccagccaCCGTGTCACCCCAGGCACTGCATGTCCCCAACCTTGGCCACTATGTCCCTGCAGACActgcatgtccccccccccccggtcatTGCACCCCCCGGGCACCGCGTGTCCCCAATCCCAGCCActatgtccccgtgtcccccggtCCCCGCCtgtccccccgcccggccccccgcccccgccgctgaCGCTGCCCGCAGGCGCCCTGGTCGCGGTGTCCCCAGCCGCGGTGCCGGTGTCCCCCGCtgtccccggggccgccccgctgcccgtcACCGGGGCCTCGGGGTGGGGGGCCACCGGGCCGCCACAGCGCCCCGACCGGGGCCACCGCCACCACCGGGACCACGACGGCGATGATGGCAACGGTGGCGATGACGATGACGATGACGgtggccacggccatggccaTGGCGGTGACCCCGGTGTCTACTGGAAGCGGGCCGGCACCACCCACTGCTCCGCCACCTGCGGCAGAGGTGCggcccccagtgctcccagtgctcccagcatcCCCTTCCCCAtgctcccagtgctccccgcaccccccttccctgtgctcccagtgctcccagtgcccccagcatcCCCTTCTCcatgctcccagtgctcccagcatcccctcccgatgctcccagtgctcccagcatcCTCCTGCCCCATTCTCCCCGTGCTCCCAGCATCCCCTTCTCCATGCTTCCagtcctcccagtgtccccagtatCCCCCCGCCCCATGCTTagagtgctcccagtgcccccagcatcCCCTTCCCCATGCTTCCAGTccacccagtgctcccagcaccccctcccagtgctcccagtgtccctGCCCAGCTCTCCCAGGGTATCCAGCACCCCTTCCCCGTGCCAagtgcccccccagtgctcccagcacccctTCCCAGTGATCCCAGTGCCCACAGTGCTCCCAGTTCCTCTCTCCCCATGCTTCCAGTGCTCTCAGcacccccagtgctcccagctccccctcccAGTCCCTTCTGGTGCCCCCCAtgctcccagcaccccctcccagtgctcccagtgctctaAGTATTCCCAGctcccccctcccagtgctcccagtgctcccagtacccagctctgcctggtgcgcagcaccccctgctggaggAACCCGGGAACGGGTTGGGCTGGCAGGAGCCTCCcttgtccccgtccctgtccctgtccccagcatccgtgtccccatccttgtccccagccccagcatcCATGGCcccagcatccccgtccccatccctgtccccagcatccctgtccccatccctgcacccatccatgtccctgtccccatccccatccccagcatccctgtccccagcatccctgtccccatccccatcgcTGTCCCCAGCAtcgctgtccccatccctgtccccatccctgcacccaTCCAtgcccctgtccccatccctggccCTTTCCCCAGCTCCAGCATCCATGGCcccagcatccccgtccccatccctggCCCCATCCCTGGCCCCATCCCTGCACCCATCCATGTCCCTGGCCCCATCCCTGGCCCTTTCCCCAGccccagcatccctgtccccatccccatccctgtccccagcatcCCTATCcccagcatccccgtccccatccctgtccccatccctgtcccctgtccccatccctgtccccagcatccccgtccccatccccggcCCTTTACCCGTCCCCGTCGCCACCCTCACCCgggtccccatccccgtccccatccccatccctgtccccatccccatccctgtccccagcatccctgtccccatccccgtccccatccccatccctgtcccctgtccccatccctgtccccagcatccctgtccccagcatccccatccccgtccccatccccgtccccatcccggTCCCGGGGGTGACGCcgccgtgtccccgtccccgcaggcTGGTGGCAGCCGCTGTTCcggtgcgcggcgcggcgctcgcAGCAGGAGGTGGCCGAGGAGCGCTGccaggggctgccccggccccccgccgcccccgagcCCTGCCAcggccagccctgcccggcctagtgagtgcccccccggccccggccctgccacccTGCCACCgacacccccgtgtcccccccccccgccccagcacggCCACGTCCCCAGCACCGCTG includes these proteins:
- the ADAMTSL4 gene encoding LOW QUALITY PROTEIN: ADAMTS-like protein 4 (The sequence of the model RefSeq protein was modified relative to this genomic sequence to represent the inferred CDS: deleted 1 base in 1 codon), giving the protein MGAGSAGHPRRLWVTGVCATLLVTLLQPGPARAEVRRRRQAAEEPVGPGPPWGSWAPWGAWGSCSQPCGPGLQRRSRVCLPPAPWGDPPRPPARPGGLPHGVAVLPLFQPGGPTALPHGALPHGALPHGARPHGVRPPVRPGRYGYGKAPFALPLLTDEAPRRRRHPPHGAPRPGAPGPGGDPQPPHGTQGPIGDPQRPHGPRGGPQPPHGAPGPIGDPQHPYVPKGDPQLPHGAPGPVGYPQRPHVPKGDPQLPHGPQGPIGDPQHPYVPKGDPHHPHGPRVDPQRPHGTQGPRGDPQPPHGTHVPRGGPQHPYGTRVPIDDPQHPHVPRGGPQHPHGPRGDPQHPYGPRGDPHHPQGTQGPIGDPQHPHSSPIPDGDPQHPHGTQVPIGDPQHPHDPIGDPQHPHGTHIPRGDPQHPQATPVPRGDPQKPPSTQVPGGDPRLPPGLQPPGTGQGRPRAPWQPQPPSAGAEPPWAGAPPGPGGWSPPDVGPGPFSCAGDSQQLRACHLQPCPPGQPPPPALQCAALDEREFLGRRYRWEPLPQAPRLPRCPGGGRLPPARRPPPRPRRAPPAAPPAPRRRPPPPRPAPARARLPGAAERRGAAAAQRRGGRGAAGPLRSRRHRLRVPARGAGGSRGAQRPRPHHGAPRRLHDGAAGQRQRHLAVLPAPRRGPPGPPAPRRPGRGVPSRGAGVPRCPRGRPAARHRGLGVGATGPPQRPDRGHRHHRDHDGDDGNGGDDDDDDGGHGHGHGGDPGVYWKRAGTTHCSATCGRGWWQPLFRCAARRSQQEVAEERCQGLPRPPAAPEPCHGQPCPAYWEAGAWWPCSRSCGGGTQQRAVLCRQPLATGSTRVPPSRCAPRPPPPASRPCQLRACSRWEVRGPWSTCSVPCGPGERSRAVRCVGEDGDPLGDSECPGALRPPAREPCDMGPCARAWLLTDWSDTCSAACGPGLQRRAVLCLAGGCAGPRPPETRGCDNGPCHPAARWYTGPWSPCSAECGPGAQHRDVLCVRGRGAAAAVAGGDECAPLPPPPALRPCAAPACPPRWFAGPWSACSRSCLGGVQAREVHCLTPNKTLSTLCPPHLRPPSQQPCNSQPCAPELDAGCQDASPSCAAVVRARLCVYPYYERLCCAACARPPATPAPR